The following proteins come from a genomic window of Fontisubflavum oceani:
- the lptE gene encoding LPS assembly lipoprotein LptE → MSLSDRRTFLTLLAAAPLAACGFTPVYAPGGPGDVLRGQILVEPPETRTEFLMVARLEDRLGRASSPRYAMTIDTVIDERGIAVTGSNDITRINLTGATRFRVVEAGTDVQVHAGRVQTFTAYSTTGSTIATAAAERDAEERLMIALADQIVSNLLASASRWS, encoded by the coding sequence ATGTCGTTATCTGATCGTCGCACCTTTCTGACCCTGCTCGCCGCAGCCCCGCTTGCGGCTTGCGGCTTCACGCCCGTCTATGCGCCGGGTGGGCCGGGAGATGTGCTGCGTGGTCAGATCCTGGTGGAGCCGCCTGAGACTCGGACGGAGTTTCTCATGGTGGCGCGATTGGAAGACCGGCTCGGCCGCGCCTCCAGCCCGCGCTACGCTATGACGATCGATACGGTGATTGATGAAAGAGGCATCGCGGTCACTGGCTCAAACGATATCACCCGGATCAATCTGACTGGCGCGACCCGATTTCGCGTGGTGGAGGCGGGTACCGATGTGCAGGTCCATGCGGGCCGGGTGCAAACCTTCACGGCCTATTCCACCACCGGCTCAACCATCGCGACGGCGGCGGCGGAACGCGATGCGGAAGAACGGCTGATGATCGCGCTTGCGGATCAGATCGTCTCGAATCTTCTGGCCAGCGCCAGCCGCTGGTCATGA
- the leuS gene encoding leucine--tRNA ligase codes for MSRYQPSELEPKWQKAWNEAGTFRATREGDKPKYYVLEMFPYPSGRIHIGHVRNYTMGDVIARYKLSTGHNVLHPMGWDAFGMPAENAAMASGGHPADWTYDNIAVMREQMKPLGLSIDWSREFATCDPEYYGQQQALFLDFLKAGLIDRKNAVVNWDPEDMTVLANEQVIDGKGWRSGAEVERRELTQWFFKISDFSEELLDALDGLDNWPDKVKLMQANWIGKSRGLQFSFGLTESAGGHDRVEVYTTRPDTLMGASFIGISPDHPLAKELEAHNADVAAFCAECRATGTSEEALEKAEKKGFDTGLTVRHPFDTSWELPVYIANFILMDYGTGAIFGCPAHDQRDLDFARKYGLDVISTYVPAQGEAGFTRPEEGGEAYVPPKPEKVRYVKGFAGDEVQTGTEGIDTAIAFCEANGVGQGVTKFRLRDWGLSRQRYWGCPIPVVHCESCGVVPEKKENLPVELPRDVDISIPGNPLNRHPTWRDVPCPSCGAPAKRETDTMDTFVDSSWYFARFTAPHAATPTSAEDSAYWMNVDQYIGGIEHAILHLLYSRFFARAMQITGHLPESAIEPFDALFTQGMVTHAIYVTRDERDRPVYHFPEDVEITESGAKLGATGESVEVIPSAKMSKSKKNVVDPVAIIDQYGADTARWFVLSDSPPERDVEWTAAGAEAAFKHLNRVWILCDRIGAMEPGATGEGDEDLIRTMHRTIHDVTMGVESFGFNAAIAKLYAFTNTLTKSKASHAAQREAIMVLAQLMSPMTPHLAEDIWAHQGGEGLIANAPWPRADDAMLVDDTVTLPIQINGKRRSEIIVAKDLPKEEVEKLALADDAVIKALNGGAPKKLIVVPGRIINVVI; via the coding sequence ATGTCCCGTTATCAACCGTCAGAGTTGGAACCGAAATGGCAAAAGGCCTGGAACGAGGCCGGAACCTTCCGCGCGACCCGCGAAGGGGACAAGCCGAAATATTATGTGCTTGAGATGTTCCCCTACCCGTCTGGCCGGATTCATATCGGCCATGTGCGCAACTACACGATGGGCGATGTGATCGCGCGCTATAAACTCTCGACCGGGCACAACGTGCTGCACCCAATGGGCTGGGACGCATTTGGTATGCCGGCTGAAAACGCGGCGATGGCCTCGGGCGGGCACCCCGCCGATTGGACCTATGACAATATTGCGGTGATGCGCGAGCAGATGAAACCTCTGGGGCTGTCGATCGACTGGTCCCGTGAGTTTGCGACCTGCGACCCGGAGTATTACGGCCAGCAGCAGGCCCTGTTCCTGGATTTCCTGAAGGCCGGGCTGATCGACCGGAAAAATGCCGTGGTCAATTGGGACCCGGAGGACATGACCGTCTTGGCCAATGAACAGGTGATCGACGGCAAGGGCTGGCGCTCGGGTGCCGAGGTTGAACGCCGCGAGTTGACGCAATGGTTCTTCAAGATCAGCGATTTCTCGGAGGAACTGCTGGACGCCCTGGACGGGCTCGACAACTGGCCGGACAAAGTGAAGTTGATGCAGGCCAACTGGATCGGCAAATCCCGCGGGCTGCAATTCTCCTTCGGCCTGACCGAGAGCGCTGGTGGCCATGATCGTGTGGAGGTCTACACGACACGCCCAGATACACTGATGGGCGCAAGCTTCATTGGCATCTCGCCCGATCATCCGCTCGCCAAGGAACTGGAGGCGCATAATGCAGACGTGGCGGCCTTCTGCGCCGAATGCCGCGCCACCGGGACCTCGGAAGAAGCTCTGGAGAAGGCCGAGAAGAAAGGCTTCGACACCGGGCTCACCGTGCGCCACCCATTCGACACTTCCTGGGAATTGCCGGTCTATATCGCCAATTTCATCTTGATGGATTACGGCACTGGCGCGATTTTCGGCTGCCCCGCCCATGACCAGCGTGACTTGGATTTCGCCCGCAAATACGGGCTGGACGTGATCTCCACCTATGTGCCCGCTCAAGGCGAAGCTGGGTTCACCCGACCCGAGGAAGGCGGCGAGGCCTATGTCCCGCCCAAGCCCGAGAAGGTCCGCTATGTCAAAGGCTTCGCGGGCGACGAGGTGCAGACCGGGACAGAGGGAATCGACACAGCCATCGCGTTTTGCGAGGCCAATGGCGTGGGTCAGGGCGTCACCAAATTCCGCTTGCGCGATTGGGGGCTTTCGCGGCAGCGCTATTGGGGGTGTCCGATCCCGGTCGTGCATTGCGAGAGCTGCGGCGTGGTGCCGGAGAAGAAAGAGAACCTGCCGGTTGAACTGCCCCGCGATGTGGATATCAGCATCCCGGGCAACCCGCTCAATCGGCATCCGACCTGGCGCGATGTGCCCTGCCCGTCTTGCGGTGCACCGGCAAAGCGCGAAACCGACACGATGGACACGTTCGTGGATTCGTCATGGTATTTTGCGCGCTTCACTGCACCTCACGCGGCCACGCCGACCTCTGCCGAGGACTCGGCCTATTGGATGAATGTCGACCAATATATCGGCGGTATTGAGCACGCGATCCTGCACCTGCTCTATTCCCGCTTCTTCGCCCGCGCGATGCAGATCACCGGCCATTTGCCGGAGAGCGCCATCGAACCCTTCGATGCGCTGTTCACCCAAGGCATGGTGACCCACGCGATCTATGTCACCCGCGACGAAAGAGACCGCCCGGTCTATCACTTCCCCGAAGATGTGGAGATCACCGAGTCGGGTGCGAAGCTGGGCGCGACCGGCGAATCCGTCGAGGTGATCCCCTCCGCCAAGATGTCGAAATCAAAGAAAAACGTCGTCGACCCGGTGGCGATCATCGACCAATACGGCGCCGACACGGCCCGCTGGTTTGTGCTCTCCGACTCGCCGCCCGAACGCGACGTGGAATGGACCGCGGCCGGGGCCGAGGCTGCGTTCAAACATCTCAACCGTGTCTGGATACTCTGCGACCGGATTGGTGCGATGGAACCGGGCGCGACCGGTGAGGGGGACGAAGACCTGATCCGCACGATGCATCGGACGATCCATGACGTGACCATGGGCGTCGAAAGCTTCGGCTTCAACGCAGCAATCGCGAAGCTTTATGCTTTCACCAACACGCTGACCAAATCGAAAGCCAGCCATGCCGCGCAACGCGAAGCGATCATGGTTCTGGCGCAGTTGATGTCGCCGATGACCCCGCATCTGGCCGAGGATATCTGGGCGCATCAAGGTGGTGAGGGTCTGATCGCCAATGCGCCTTGGCCAAGAGCCGATGACGCGATGTTGGTTGATGACACCGTGACATTGCCGATCCAGATCAACGGCAAACGTCGCTCGGAAATCATCGTGGCCAAAGATTTGCCGAAGGAAGAGGTTGAAAAGCTGGCGCTGGCGGATGACGCTGTGATCAAGGCCCTGAATGGCGGGGCCCCGAAAAAGCTCATCGTTGTGCCGGGCCGTATCATCAATGTCGTTATCTGA
- a CDS encoding mechanosensitive ion channel family protein → MENQPEIVQQALDVAEDSYAFAMGWLTSPAAWSQFALLVVAFLVALLVSRRLTPILTKLLTPSEDSQTILATARRFLAMFLPLLLPVLAYAFTAIGETIVRSLFDSGAVIAFGKRVFLFLAARSLVKHIISDPFLKLLGRYVLVPVAALYALGVLDDVTVALTELQVNLGNISFSVMSLVRGVIAGSLLFWLGRWSNTQSAEFIGKQQEMRPATRELAIKTVEIVIFGAAFLLLMNIMGIDLTTLAVLGGAIGVGLGFGLQKIAANFISGIILLLEGQATVGDYVELDGGEQGKIVKMTARAAILETFDGRWIVVPNEDFITTRVVNYSDSGSANRYEAPFSVSYDTDINQVPAIVEAAVATHPGVLDDPFPPDCELRGFGDSGVDFSVEFWVNGIDDGENKYTSDVLFLIWNALKENDITIPYPHRVLEWKAGQGPGDVP, encoded by the coding sequence ATGGAAAATCAGCCCGAAATCGTGCAACAGGCGCTGGATGTCGCCGAAGACAGCTATGCGTTTGCGATGGGTTGGCTGACCAGCCCTGCCGCCTGGTCGCAATTCGCGCTTTTGGTGGTGGCCTTCCTGGTTGCGCTTCTTGTCTCACGCCGGCTGACCCCGATCCTGACCAAACTGCTGACCCCGTCTGAGGACAGCCAAACGATTCTCGCCACCGCGCGGCGCTTTCTGGCGATGTTCTTGCCGCTGCTCCTGCCAGTCTTGGCCTATGCGTTCACAGCGATTGGGGAGACCATCGTCCGCTCGCTCTTCGACAGTGGCGCGGTGATCGCCTTTGGCAAGCGCGTCTTCCTGTTCCTTGCCGCGCGAAGCCTGGTCAAACACATCATCAGCGACCCGTTCCTGAAGCTTCTGGGCCGTTATGTGCTCGTCCCGGTCGCGGCGCTTTATGCGCTGGGCGTGTTGGATGACGTAACCGTCGCCCTGACCGAGTTGCAGGTCAATCTGGGCAATATCTCTTTCTCGGTCATGTCGCTGGTGCGCGGCGTGATTGCGGGCAGTCTTCTGTTCTGGCTTGGGCGCTGGTCCAACACCCAAAGCGCCGAGTTCATCGGCAAACAGCAAGAGATGCGGCCCGCGACCCGCGAATTGGCGATCAAGACCGTCGAGATTGTCATTTTTGGCGCGGCATTCCTGCTCTTGATGAACATCATGGGCATCGACCTGACCACGCTCGCGGTCCTTGGTGGGGCGATTGGTGTGGGCCTGGGCTTCGGTCTGCAGAAGATCGCGGCGAATTTCATCTCTGGCATTATCCTGCTGCTCGAAGGTCAGGCGACGGTCGGCGATTATGTCGAGTTGGACGGTGGCGAGCAGGGCAAGATCGTCAAAATGACCGCCCGCGCGGCGATTCTGGAGACGTTTGACGGGCGTTGGATCGTGGTGCCGAATGAGGATTTCATCACCACGCGGGTGGTGAATTATTCGGATAGCGGCAGCGCGAACCGCTATGAGGCACCGTTTTCGGTCAGCTATGACACCGATATCAATCAGGTCCCCGCGATTGTCGAGGCCGCCGTTGCGACTCATCCGGGCGTCTTGGATGACCCTTTCCCGCCCGATTGTGAGTTGAGAGGTTTCGGCGACAGCGGCGTGGATTTCAGCGTTGAGTTCTGGGTGAACGGTATCGACGATGGCGAGAACAAATACACCTCCGACGTGCTGTTCCTGATCTGGAACGCGCTGAAAGAGAACGACATCACCATCCCCTATCCGCACCGCGTTTTGGAATGGAAAGCCGGGCAAGGGCCGGGTGACGTTCCATGA
- a CDS encoding TIGR03862 family flavoprotein: protein MTDALVIGAGPAGLMAAETLARAGRQVVLAEGKPSAARKFLMAGKSGLNLTKIEPQATFYAQYHEAEPWLAPMLDAFGPKQVQGWAGSLGQELFTGSTGRVFPVVMKASPLLRAWMGRMQVDLRTRWHWQGWDGDGFAFDTPEGRQVLHPKVTVLALGGASWARLGSDGAWAPWLQEKGVDLTPFKPANMGFDVAWSAHMAAHFGAPVKNAALIAGDEKHRGEFVISARGLEGGGIYTVSRALREGAPLTLDLLPDLMVEEVAARLSRRRGKDSLANFLRKTLRLTGARLALLQEFGRPLPEGAALASVIKALPVPHQGPRPMDEAISTAGGVARAALDDGLMLRAVPGVFCAGEMLDWEAPTGGYLITACLATGKWAGQHAAKWAAP from the coding sequence ATGACCGACGCCTTGGTGATCGGCGCGGGTCCCGCCGGTCTGATGGCCGCGGAGACCTTGGCGCGGGCCGGGCGGCAGGTGGTCTTGGCGGAAGGCAAGCCCTCCGCCGCGCGCAAGTTCCTTATGGCGGGCAAATCGGGGCTGAACCTGACCAAGATTGAGCCGCAGGCAACGTTCTATGCCCAGTATCACGAGGCCGAACCATGGCTTGCGCCGATGTTGGACGCGTTCGGCCCGAAACAGGTGCAAGGCTGGGCTGGTAGCCTCGGCCAGGAGCTGTTCACTGGCTCGACGGGGCGCGTCTTTCCGGTTGTGATGAAAGCGTCGCCGTTATTGCGGGCCTGGATGGGGCGGATGCAGGTCGATCTGCGGACCCGTTGGCATTGGCAGGGCTGGGACGGCGACGGGTTTGCCTTTGACACACCCGAAGGGCGGCAGGTTCTGCACCCAAAGGTCACCGTTCTGGCGCTTGGCGGGGCGAGTTGGGCCCGGTTGGGCTCGGACGGGGCTTGGGCCCCTTGGCTGCAAGAAAAAGGCGTTGATCTCACCCCGTTCAAGCCAGCAAATATGGGGTTCGATGTGGCATGGTCGGCGCATATGGCGGCGCATTTCGGTGCGCCGGTGAAAAACGCGGCGCTGATCGCGGGGGATGAGAAGCATCGCGGCGAGTTCGTGATCTCGGCCCGCGGATTGGAGGGCGGTGGGATCTACACGGTGTCGCGGGCGCTGAGAGAGGGCGCGCCACTGACGCTCGATTTGTTGCCAGATTTGATGGTAGAGGAGGTCGCGGCGCGGCTGTCGCGACGGAGGGGGAAAGACAGTCTCGCGAATTTCCTGCGCAAAACCCTGCGCCTGACCGGCGCGCGCCTGGCGCTGTTGCAGGAGTTCGGGCGGCCCTTGCCGGAGGGTGCGGCCTTGGCGTCGGTGATCAAGGCGCTTCCGGTTCCCCATCAAGGCCCGCGGCCGATGGATGAGGCGATTTCCACAGCCGGCGGGGTCGCGCGCGCGGCGCTTGATGATGGCCTTATGTTGCGCGCGGTGCCGGGCGTTTTTTGCGCCGGGGAGATGTTGGATTGGGAGGCGCCAACCGGCGGCTACCTGATCACCGCTTGCCTTGCGACGGGCAAATGGGCCGGGCAGCACGCCGCCAAATGGGCCGCTCCCTAG
- a CDS encoding HNH endonuclease family protein translates to MGKEAPICPLCDRPIPEGVKQSLHHLVPRLRGGKGGQTVLLHQICHNEIHATLSEAELARSYSTVAALKTHPRLAKFIAWVQKRPPEFQSKTPGGRRAWKRR, encoded by the coding sequence ATGGGGAAAGAGGCACCGATTTGCCCCCTATGTGATCGACCGATCCCCGAGGGCGTAAAGCAAAGCCTGCATCACCTGGTCCCGCGCCTGCGCGGCGGCAAGGGTGGACAGACAGTGCTGCTGCATCAGATTTGCCATAACGAAATCCATGCAACGCTGTCAGAGGCCGAGCTGGCCCGCAGCTACTCCACGGTCGCAGCGCTCAAAACCCATCCGCGGCTGGCCAAATTCATCGCCTGGGTGCAAAAGCGCCCGCCAGAGTTTCAGTCGAAAACCCCGGGCGGGCGGCGTGCCTGGAAACGGCGATAG
- a CDS encoding enoyl-CoA hydratase/isomerase family protein codes for MIDLDRDGGLWTVTLNRPDKANSLTEEMLRHLAEIAEEAGQDETVRALVITGAGDRVFSAGADLEAAKAGLATSPVWERASGAIATLSCLTIAALNGTLAGGAFGMALACDLRIAVPSAKFFYPVAKLGFLPPPSDPKRMAALIGPARTKLVLLAGQKLIAEEALNFGLIDRIVAPDALLETARILSADALAGDAANLRGIKRLCG; via the coding sequence ATGATCGATTTGGACCGGGACGGCGGGTTGTGGACCGTCACGCTCAACCGTCCGGACAAAGCCAACTCCCTGACCGAAGAGATGCTGCGGCATCTGGCCGAGATTGCTGAGGAGGCCGGGCAAGACGAAACCGTGCGGGCGTTGGTCATTACCGGGGCGGGAGACCGGGTGTTCAGCGCCGGTGCCGATTTGGAGGCGGCCAAGGCGGGGCTCGCGACCTCGCCGGTTTGGGAGCGGGCGTCGGGCGCGATTGCGACCCTGTCTTGCCTGACGATTGCGGCGCTGAATGGCACACTGGCCGGTGGCGCGTTTGGGATGGCCTTGGCTTGCGATTTGCGGATTGCGGTGCCGAGTGCGAAGTTCTTCTATCCCGTGGCCAAGCTTGGTTTCCTGCCACCGCCGTCAGATCCGAAGCGCATGGCGGCCCTGATTGGACCGGCGCGGACGAAACTGGTGTTGCTCGCCGGGCAAAAACTGATCGCCGAGGAGGCGCTGAACTTCGGCTTGATCGATCGGATTGTTGCGCCGGACGCTTTGTTGGAGACGGCCAGGATACTTTCGGCGGATGCTTTGGCGGGCGACGCGGCCAATCTGCGCGGGATCAAACGGCTCTGCGGCTAA